A window of Ketobacter sp. MCCC 1A13808 contains these coding sequences:
- a CDS encoding type II secretion system protein GspD, whose translation MKIQLNSLTAILLSSALVSSCAVTPFDDDEKYKPLQTKPTKLVVERSDTYLREVTPEEAVFNRKVSFSGRVALIDAIRKHLVDVNIVPGDANVQLNQEVLVFAQDMLMKDYLQYLESVTGYDIEYRNNVVTVRSFVQREWNVAAFASNRSVKLKVGSTFNTQNTTVSEGGETTTSGGNDNKIESNYSDDEWSILVDGAKDILNVSKSAAKTAGSAETMKSYVQAVRSVGTINVGGNAKRVDALDQFISNLIINGQRQVNINVQAYEVSLNDDRGAGIDWQQLATVNGSLNGNPFNFDFSSIDGGSRNVVNNANGIFQNNVNYESSSIKADMMLRFLSTYGEVELLNQPNVTVRNGSYAYISTGEELTFIGEIETEEGNNNNDRTTAKLNSVRVGVTLAVTPRILNDGRIMLEIWPVISSISGEEEYTFEGLKFSVPSIALNELSTEVITESGKPIQLGGFIRRSIEKNLQDLPWKDKMTQSFVNPIFKSEDNELSRRELVLTVTPTIVEGV comes from the coding sequence ATGAAAATACAGTTGAACTCGCTTACCGCGATCTTGTTAAGTTCTGCATTGGTTTCTTCCTGTGCGGTCACCCCATTTGATGACGATGAAAAGTACAAACCGCTGCAAACGAAGCCCACTAAGTTGGTGGTGGAGCGCAGTGATACCTATTTGCGCGAGGTGACTCCGGAAGAAGCGGTCTTTAATCGTAAGGTAAGTTTTTCCGGCCGAGTCGCTCTGATTGATGCAATCCGAAAGCACCTGGTGGACGTGAATATTGTTCCCGGTGACGCGAACGTTCAGCTAAATCAGGAAGTTCTGGTGTTCGCGCAGGATATGTTGATGAAAGATTACCTGCAGTACCTGGAGTCGGTCACCGGTTACGATATCGAATATCGAAACAACGTCGTGACCGTTCGCTCGTTTGTGCAACGTGAATGGAACGTTGCCGCTTTTGCGTCTAACCGTTCGGTTAAATTAAAAGTGGGCTCTACTTTTAATACACAAAACACGACGGTTTCAGAAGGGGGTGAAACCACCACCAGCGGCGGCAACGACAATAAAATTGAAAGCAATTACAGCGATGACGAATGGAGTATCCTGGTCGATGGCGCCAAAGATATTCTGAATGTGAGTAAATCCGCTGCAAAAACCGCCGGTTCGGCCGAGACCATGAAATCCTATGTGCAGGCCGTGCGCTCTGTGGGCACGATTAATGTCGGCGGCAACGCAAAACGGGTGGACGCTCTGGATCAGTTCATCAGTAATTTGATTATCAACGGTCAACGTCAGGTCAATATTAACGTACAGGCGTACGAAGTCTCCCTTAACGATGATCGTGGTGCCGGCATTGATTGGCAGCAGTTAGCCACCGTTAACGGGTCACTGAATGGCAATCCGTTTAATTTTGATTTCAGCAGCATCGATGGCGGAAGCCGCAATGTAGTGAACAATGCAAACGGCATTTTCCAGAATAACGTTAACTATGAAAGCTCCAGCATAAAAGCCGATATGATGTTGCGGTTCCTGAGTACCTACGGCGAGGTTGAGTTGCTCAATCAACCCAACGTAACCGTGCGCAACGGCAGTTACGCTTATATTTCTACCGGCGAAGAATTGACGTTTATCGGTGAGATTGAAACCGAGGAAGGCAACAATAACAACGATCGGACTACCGCCAAACTGAATTCGGTGCGGGTGGGTGTCACCCTGGCGGTCACCCCGCGAATTTTGAATGACGGTCGCATCATGCTGGAAATATGGCCCGTTATCAGTTCCATTTCCGGGGAAGAAGAATACACCTTTGAAGGCTTGAAATTTTCGGTGCCGAGTATTGCCCTGAACGAATTGTCGACTGAGGTGATCACAGAAAGCGGTAAGCCGATTCAACTGGGGGGCTTTATCCGTCGATCTATTGAAAAGAATCTACAGGATCTGCCCTGGAAAGATAAGATGACTCAATCATTCGTGAACCCCATCTTTAAATCGGAAGACAACGAACTGTCGCGACGGGAGTTAGTTCTGACAGTGACACCCACCATCGTCGAGGGAGTGTAA
- a CDS encoding type II secretion system F family protein, with the protein MHYVVQYLDSKGEQASIKIEAGTREEARWHSRIPERRIITVREDVLGQIAFALEPPGPDRKNQALFLQSLSSSLSSGKTAKQSVEQLVTKNRWIKIDKEKLEGCESLADYLDLFRFDHFAVLMARAAEKAGDYSSALRRSGQYLLAREKIKSEVSAELRTGIVYICVGLAFFFLVPAFLDHSLQTLMGTGSSGFIKPNRFTNILMGLGQFTKSYGWIFPIAFVLGLFYRRYVWALLKRLPLFNLMERKRIEERSIEFISVYEMLQVAGYVDSEIIAELMHASRGELRSVYQRVYAHLAKSEDLGSALTEEEWDDSLIEAMQVFNEVDDEQQDFLLTAVKETLHLKNVHTSRQISKFLSRIGFTLMVSAAVMAVLGFYLPLAGAASNVGG; encoded by the coding sequence ATGCACTACGTCGTCCAATATCTCGACTCCAAAGGCGAACAGGCCTCAATAAAAATTGAGGCCGGCACCCGCGAGGAAGCGCGCTGGCATTCCCGTATTCCCGAGCGGCGAATTATCACCGTGCGCGAAGATGTGCTGGGGCAGATCGCCTTCGCCTTGGAACCCCCGGGTCCGGACCGCAAAAACCAGGCGCTGTTTTTACAGTCGTTGAGCAGCTCCTTATCCAGCGGCAAAACCGCCAAGCAAAGCGTTGAGCAGTTGGTAACGAAAAATCGCTGGATCAAAATTGATAAAGAAAAACTTGAGGGCTGTGAAAGTCTGGCGGACTATCTGGATTTGTTTCGCTTCGACCATTTCGCGGTATTGATGGCGCGGGCGGCGGAGAAAGCAGGGGACTATTCATCGGCACTAAGACGCTCCGGTCAATACCTGTTAGCTCGTGAAAAAATCAAATCCGAAGTCAGTGCCGAGCTACGTACCGGCATTGTCTATATCTGTGTCGGGCTGGCGTTTTTCTTTCTGGTGCCGGCCTTTCTGGATCATTCACTTCAAACCCTGATGGGCACCGGCTCATCCGGCTTTATCAAACCGAACCGCTTTACCAATATTCTGATGGGCCTGGGGCAATTTACTAAATCCTATGGCTGGATTTTCCCCATTGCTTTCGTGTTGGGTTTGTTTTATCGCCGTTATGTGTGGGCACTGCTAAAGCGCTTGCCGTTGTTCAATTTAATGGAACGCAAGCGGATAGAAGAACGCTCCATCGAATTTATTTCCGTTTATGAAATGCTGCAGGTGGCTGGTTATGTGGATTCAGAAATTATCGCGGAATTAATGCACGCCAGCCGTGGGGAATTACGCAGTGTGTATCAGCGTGTCTATGCCCATCTGGCAAAATCGGAAGATTTAGGTTCTGCATTAACGGAAGAAGAGTGGGACGATTCCTTAATCGAAGCCATGCAAGTGTTTAACGAAGTGGATGATGAGCAGCAGGACTTTTTGCTGACCGCGGTAAAAGAAACGTTGCATCTGAAGAATGTACACACCAGCCGTCAGATCTCAAAGTTTTTGTCCCGTATTGGCTTTACCTTGATGGTGTCCGCAGCGGTTATGGCTGTTCTGGGTTTCTATTTGCCGTTGGCCGGAGCTGCCTCCAATGTCGGGGGCTAA
- a CDS encoding GspE/PulE family protein → MAEQQVSRLHQQFEQLLTHLTRRNAITEQSARNLPLPTEHGDIVPRLWEAGIDDVKLAQCLSDLFKRDLFNGVIHDRDSLVRSSDDRCPWLIVDRVLYVSNPFDRSQIEPLMRRKNDPKDPLRFERLGILAMSDFDSDLIVQANLDQGVSTSEVSGAWAKGFVDELLNEAVALKASDVHINPESHGGVIKLRMDGRCQVCRVPGLQTIERERFRLVANNLMERVGKQNNYLEPTSGYLVFQAAHKQVSMRLEMAPVKIYSEIQPKITIRLLNNQRGINKLESLGLSTAHVEQLRSLGHRANGMLIVTGPTGSGKSTTLKAILRDIRDNFPEKAIFSIEDPVEDQLDGITSLEVTKHMGFAKALRSLLRHDPDVIMVGEIRDAETAELALRASMTGHLVLTTLHTNDSHGAINRLRNLGLDNALLAENLMAVTAQRLVNRVCKHCSTMVPITQSQELWAKYKHVNELKTPGILVPVVSNKEGCEYCNYGYTGRHLVCELFMNEPDAELQIIEGVPSNEIRRDQARRNEFDDLWHDGIRLVREGVTTLEALESRINPLRVARAYRKSTDQKAVSWGMKPETVKRDSHSKPAEDNFEKTFEDSMIERA, encoded by the coding sequence ATGGCAGAACAACAGGTAAGCAGGCTGCATCAGCAGTTTGAACAATTACTTACGCACCTGACTCGGCGCAACGCCATCACCGAGCAGTCGGCGCGTAATTTGCCGTTGCCCACGGAACACGGGGACATCGTGCCACGGCTGTGGGAAGCGGGCATTGATGATGTTAAATTGGCCCAGTGTTTATCGGATTTATTTAAGCGTGATTTATTCAATGGCGTGATCCACGATCGGGACAGCCTGGTGCGCAGCAGCGACGACCGTTGTCCGTGGTTGATCGTGGATCGGGTATTGTATGTGTCCAACCCCTTTGATCGCAGTCAAATTGAACCGTTGATGCGCCGCAAGAATGATCCCAAAGATCCGTTGCGTTTTGAGCGCCTGGGTATTCTGGCCATGTCGGATTTTGATTCTGACCTGATTGTGCAGGCTAATTTGGATCAGGGCGTGAGCACCAGCGAAGTATCCGGCGCCTGGGCTAAAGGTTTTGTAGACGAGCTGCTGAATGAGGCTGTGGCTTTAAAGGCCAGTGATGTTCACATTAATCCGGAATCCCACGGTGGCGTGATCAAACTGCGAATGGATGGCCGTTGTCAGGTGTGCCGGGTGCCGGGATTGCAGACCATTGAACGTGAGCGTTTTCGGCTGGTGGCAAACAACCTGATGGAGCGGGTCGGCAAGCAGAATAACTATCTGGAGCCCACCAGCGGGTATTTGGTATTTCAGGCTGCGCATAAGCAGGTGAGCATGCGCTTGGAGATGGCGCCGGTAAAAATCTATTCCGAAATTCAGCCCAAGATCACCATCCGTTTGCTGAATAATCAGCGTGGCATTAATAAACTGGAAAGTCTGGGCTTAAGTACAGCTCATGTGGAGCAGTTGCGGAGCCTGGGGCACCGCGCCAACGGCATGCTCATCGTGACCGGCCCCACCGGCAGCGGAAAGTCCACCACACTCAAAGCAATCCTGCGGGATATACGGGATAACTTTCCTGAAAAAGCCATTTTCAGTATCGAAGATCCAGTGGAAGACCAGCTGGACGGTATTACCTCCCTGGAGGTCACCAAGCACATGGGGTTTGCCAAAGCACTGCGCTCGCTGCTGCGCCATGATCCGGACGTGATCATGGTGGGGGAAATCCGGGACGCAGAAACCGCAGAGCTGGCGTTGCGCGCCAGTATGACCGGTCATCTGGTGCTGACCACGCTGCACACCAACGATTCCCACGGTGCTATTAACCGCCTGCGCAATCTGGGATTAGATAATGCGTTGCTGGCAGAGAATCTGATGGCGGTCACTGCCCAGCGCTTAGTAAACCGGGTTTGCAAGCATTGCTCAACCATGGTGCCGATCACTCAGTCACAAGAACTCTGGGCCAAATATAAACACGTTAACGAGTTGAAAACCCCCGGAATTTTAGTGCCGGTGGTGTCTAATAAAGAAGGTTGTGAATACTGTAATTATGGCTACACCGGTCGGCATTTAGTGTGCGAATTATTTATGAACGAGCCGGACGCTGAGTTGCAGATCATAGAAGGTGTTCCGTCCAATGAAATCCGGCGTGATCAGGCCCGGCGGAATGAGTTTGATGATCTTTGGCATGATGGTATCCGGTTGGTCCGTGAAGGCGTCACCACCCTGGAAGCATTGGAATCCAGGATCAATCCGCTGCGGGTTGCCCGGGCTTACCGCAAATCCACTGACCAGAAAGCGGTGAGCTGGGGCATGAAGCCGGAAACCGTCAAGCGGGATAGTCACAGCAAACCGGCAGAAGACAACTTTGAAAAAACGTTTGAAGATTCGATGATTGAACGAGCTTAG
- the tssE gene encoding type VI secretion system baseplate subunit TssE: MRNEFSLLDRLDNNVTRAGYSTTFNWNAYLESVTTNVQNMLNVRQGSVKALPEFGMPDFNDIVAQFPDAVTHIRFAIQQFLEQYEPRLEGVSVYYIPDADNPLTMKYGIEGTLRYGELRSRVAFDTVLTGTGQATVRL; the protein is encoded by the coding sequence ATGCGCAATGAGTTCAGTCTTCTGGACCGTCTGGATAATAACGTAACCCGGGCAGGATACAGCACCACTTTTAACTGGAACGCGTATTTAGAAAGTGTGACCACCAATGTGCAGAATATGCTGAATGTACGCCAGGGTAGTGTGAAAGCATTGCCGGAATTCGGTATGCCGGACTTTAATGATATCGTCGCCCAGTTTCCTGATGCGGTGACCCATATACGTTTTGCGATCCAGCAGTTTTTGGAACAATACGAACCTCGCCTGGAAGGGGTGTCGGTGTATTATATTCCTGATGCCGACAACCCGCTCACCATGAAATACGGCATAGAGGGAACGCTGCGCTACGGCGAGTTACGTTCGCGGGTCGCTTTTGACACCGTACTGACCGGAACGGGTCAGGCTACGGTAAGGTTGTAA
- the tssF gene encoding type VI secretion system baseplate subunit TssF translates to MSFNKYFHDELTSLRELGKEFAERNPRLAPFLSVEAQDPDVERLLEGFAFLTGRLRQKLDDELPELTHSLMALLWPQFLRPIPATSIVRFDPYPSLSERQLIKRGIEIDSREVDGTACVFRTCYDVEIHPLAISRVQQKQTPTSALLAVGLKTTANVSWADFKLDRLQFFLHGEVHVAQLIYLWLFRYLNRVEIVAKGRAAEDILISTLSPDAVLPVGFGNQHGLLPESPQLMNGYRQVQEYFSLPEKFNFFDLIKLSGIKKRAQHEEAVATATEIELRFHFDRPFDAHVNISRDNIQLFCTPVTNLFKHEAIPIRADHKKTEYRVLPGGNNPTQYEVFSIDRVQGWGHQDHHNHSFRQFESFEHFETAPVDKHMRFYRERIKPSVNGYGLDSYITFVDQYEHSVFPQTETVSVELTCTNRHLPTLLGVGDICVATSSSPEYASFSNITHVTPSYAPPLDQGFHWRLISNMSLNYLSLTDVKSLKAILSTYDYKSYYDRQQALASQHRLDAFDGVVSEYEDRLHQGMPVRGRKTVIRLKESHFANEGDMFLFASVLNELFALSCSINSFHHLVVYGVEHGEIYQWKPRTGSHPLV, encoded by the coding sequence GTGTCTTTCAATAAGTATTTCCATGATGAGCTGACCTCCCTGCGTGAACTGGGCAAGGAATTTGCGGAACGCAATCCACGCTTAGCGCCTTTTTTGTCAGTGGAAGCACAAGATCCGGATGTCGAGCGCCTGTTGGAGGGATTCGCCTTCCTGACCGGGCGTTTGCGGCAAAAACTGGATGATGAACTGCCGGAACTCACCCATTCTCTGATGGCCTTGTTGTGGCCGCAATTTCTTCGACCGATTCCAGCAACCTCAATTGTTCGCTTTGATCCTTATCCTTCGTTGTCGGAGCGACAACTCATAAAGCGGGGTATCGAGATCGATTCCCGGGAAGTAGACGGCACAGCCTGTGTGTTCCGTACTTGCTATGATGTTGAAATCCACCCGCTGGCTATTTCTCGAGTACAACAAAAACAAACACCCACCTCCGCTTTGTTAGCTGTCGGTCTGAAAACCACGGCCAATGTGAGTTGGGCGGACTTTAAGCTGGACCGGTTACAGTTCTTCCTGCACGGTGAAGTGCACGTGGCGCAGCTAATTTATCTTTGGTTATTCCGGTACTTGAACCGGGTTGAGATCGTAGCGAAAGGCAGAGCTGCGGAGGATATTCTGATATCGACGCTGTCTCCGGATGCGGTGTTGCCGGTGGGGTTTGGTAATCAGCATGGTTTGTTGCCGGAATCCCCGCAATTGATGAATGGATACCGACAAGTACAGGAGTATTTTAGCCTGCCGGAAAAGTTTAATTTTTTCGATCTGATTAAGTTGAGCGGGATTAAAAAGCGCGCGCAGCACGAAGAGGCTGTTGCTACAGCCACTGAGATAGAACTGCGTTTTCACTTCGATCGGCCTTTTGATGCACACGTTAATATCAGCCGGGATAATATTCAGCTTTTCTGTACACCCGTAACCAACTTATTTAAACACGAAGCCATTCCAATTCGCGCTGACCATAAGAAAACCGAGTATCGGGTGCTGCCGGGGGGTAACAACCCGACGCAATACGAAGTGTTCAGCATCGACCGCGTGCAGGGATGGGGGCACCAGGACCACCACAATCACAGCTTCCGGCAATTCGAATCCTTTGAACATTTTGAAACTGCACCGGTCGATAAACACATGCGTTTTTATCGGGAACGTATAAAACCATCGGTCAATGGCTACGGCCTGGATAGCTATATTACGTTTGTGGATCAGTACGAGCATAGCGTCTTCCCGCAAACCGAAACCGTCTCTGTTGAACTGACCTGTACTAATCGCCACTTGCCTACGTTGCTGGGCGTGGGGGATATTTGCGTGGCCACCAGCAGCAGTCCGGAATACGCTTCGTTTTCAAATATCACCCACGTGACGCCATCCTACGCACCGCCGCTGGACCAAGGTTTTCACTGGCGTCTGATTTCGAACATGTCGCTTAATTATCTATCGCTGACCGACGTAAAATCTCTGAAAGCAATACTGTCTACCTATGACTACAAAAGTTATTACGATCGCCAGCAGGCATTGGCTAGCCAGCATCGTTTGGACGCGTTTGATGGGGTTGTTTCCGAATATGAGGACCGTCTGCATCAGGGCATGCCGGTACGGGGTCGTAAAACCGTGATTCGGTTAAAGGAGAGCCACTTCGCAAATGAAGGGGATATGTTCCTGTTTGCTTCGGTACTCAATGAGCTATTTGCGTTGAGCTGCAGTATAAACAGCTTTCATCACCTGGTTGTTTATGGTGTTGAACACGGAGAGATTTATCAATGGAAACCACGAACCGGCTCACACCCACTGGTCTGA
- a CDS encoding sigma-54-dependent Fis family transcriptional regulator: MNDIGQLVKSLSFIEEFVETTTALSTERNVADLLNKVLLSARNFSNCEAGRIYVLDVTKRFLELRVSQWAGYQDEATDSDGSWYRQRDFSTLGGDHVSDPLMYCGMTGAVVFIDNIYSYSGFELEYLYQHDLYTGARTQSMVLVPLKDHENQTIGVMELINAKDAYNRRYVSFRPLEAIITAFASQTAVCINNALLIETNQHLIDLLDDTNRRLELENKQLKERNSRRNDYQIIGKSDPMKRVFNLLDKAVDTSVSILLQGETGTGKEVFARAIHDNSVRKHRNFVTQNCAALPEQLLESELFGFKKGAFTGAVAEKKGLFEIADKGTLFLDEIGDMPLTLQSKLLRVLQEGEIRPLGGLASVKVDVRIVAATHCNLEQKIQQGLFREDLFFRLNVFPITLPPLREREADLKILLDHFIDRYSKLYQKTVASVSPAALDLLMKHAFPGNVRELQNTIERAVLLCEDSGSILCEHLSEEINRQITSRVMMGGKSGGVRVTPQGVEKRFSSLKCAVNAYEVSVIEQHLQANNWNQTRTAETLQIPRRTLIDKMSRYNIRTPERKRRNA, translated from the coding sequence ATGAATGATATTGGACAGCTGGTAAAATCCTTAAGCTTTATTGAGGAGTTTGTAGAGACAACAACCGCACTTTCCACAGAACGGAATGTAGCAGACCTGTTGAACAAGGTGTTGTTGTCGGCGCGTAATTTCTCAAATTGCGAAGCGGGCAGGATTTATGTTCTGGATGTCACAAAGCGCTTCTTGGAGTTGCGCGTCAGTCAATGGGCCGGCTATCAGGATGAGGCGACGGATAGCGACGGAAGCTGGTACCGACAGCGTGATTTTAGCACTCTGGGCGGGGATCATGTCAGTGATCCACTGATGTATTGCGGGATGACCGGGGCCGTGGTTTTTATTGACAACATATACAGTTACAGCGGCTTTGAATTGGAATACCTGTATCAACATGATCTGTATACCGGCGCCCGCACTCAGTCTATGGTGCTGGTGCCGCTCAAGGATCACGAAAATCAGACCATCGGTGTAATGGAATTGATCAATGCCAAAGACGCCTACAACCGACGCTATGTTTCCTTCCGCCCTTTGGAAGCCATCATCACTGCATTTGCGTCTCAAACTGCAGTTTGTATAAACAATGCGTTGTTGATCGAAACCAACCAGCATTTGATCGACCTGCTGGACGACACCAATCGTCGTCTGGAACTGGAAAACAAGCAACTAAAAGAACGTAATAGTCGTCGTAATGATTATCAGATAATCGGTAAGAGCGATCCGATGAAGCGGGTGTTCAATTTGCTGGATAAAGCCGTAGACACCAGTGTCAGTATTTTACTGCAAGGTGAAACCGGAACAGGAAAGGAAGTGTTTGCTCGTGCGATACACGATAACAGTGTACGTAAGCATCGCAACTTTGTGACCCAGAACTGCGCCGCATTACCAGAACAGTTACTGGAAAGTGAGTTGTTCGGGTTTAAAAAAGGGGCCTTTACTGGGGCTGTGGCAGAGAAGAAGGGATTGTTCGAGATCGCCGATAAGGGCACCTTGTTTTTGGATGAAATCGGGGATATGCCGCTGACCCTGCAGAGCAAATTGCTACGTGTATTGCAGGAAGGTGAAATCCGTCCATTGGGCGGTCTGGCCTCGGTCAAAGTGGATGTGCGGATTGTTGCCGCGACTCATTGCAACCTGGAACAGAAAATTCAACAGGGGTTGTTCCGGGAAGATCTTTTTTTCCGGCTTAATGTGTTTCCTATTACGTTGCCCCCGTTGCGCGAGCGGGAGGCGGATCTGAAAATACTGCTCGATCACTTTATTGACCGTTACAGTAAGCTTTATCAGAAAACCGTAGCATCGGTTTCACCGGCTGCGCTGGATTTATTAATGAAGCATGCTTTTCCCGGGAATGTGCGTGAACTGCAAAACACCATAGAAAGGGCGGTCCTGTTGTGTGAGGATTCCGGCTCCATTCTGTGTGAGCATTTGTCGGAAGAAATTAATCGTCAGATCACCAGCCGGGTAATGATGGGTGGCAAATCCGGCGGCGTCAGGGTAACGCCGCAGGGCGTTGAGAAGCGTTTCTCTTCGTTGAAATGTGCAGTAAATGCCTATGAAGTTTCGGTAATTGAGCAACACTTACAGGCTAATAACTGGAATCAGACCCGTACTGCAGAGACACTGCAGATTCCGCGCCGAACACTGATCGATAAAATGAGTCGTTATAATATCCGTACCCCGGAGAGAAAACGCAGGAATGCCTAA
- a CDS encoding Tfp pilus assembly protein FimT/FimU: protein MPSLKRASQAGLTLVELVAVILMVSVIGVLLSYSLAESFEIQRTREAVERAKVIATTIQFARRSSEDVGIYEGNLGRFLNANKGSDVWDILGDLDTTREILDRPQSTFFDIRVRPHTVFVSFSMDDARFQSIQFPAAARSIANDADDNFQSVRYTVIPDAARGLLAAHSLHQFMNEKEEK, encoded by the coding sequence ATGCCGTCTCTAAAGCGGGCGTCACAAGCGGGCTTGACCCTGGTTGAATTGGTCGCCGTTATCCTGATGGTGTCGGTGATTGGTGTCTTATTGTCGTATTCCTTAGCGGAAAGCTTTGAAATTCAGCGAACGCGTGAGGCGGTAGAAAGGGCCAAAGTGATTGCCACCACTATCCAGTTTGCCCGTCGTTCGAGTGAGGATGTGGGAATTTACGAAGGGAATCTCGGCAGGTTTCTGAACGCCAATAAGGGCAGCGACGTTTGGGATATCCTGGGGGATCTGGACACGACCCGCGAAATATTGGACAGGCCCCAGAGCACTTTTTTCGATATTAGGGTAAGGCCGCATACTGTTTTTGTTTCGTTCTCAATGGACGATGCGCGATTCCAATCCATTCAGTTTCCGGCTGCCGCCCGTTCCATTGCCAACGACGCGGATGATAATTTTCAGTCAGTGCGTTATACCGTGATCCCGGATGCAGCACGGGGTTTGTTGGCGGCACACAGCCTTCACCAGTTCATGAATGAAAAAGAAGAGAAGTAG
- the tssG gene encoding type VI secretion system baseplate subunit TssG: METTNRLTPTGLISELDSVRGFSFYQLNDLLNRFTRLHNTINEKRLDIRYRAMPSLAFPASDVDSYEWLEGGAQDFLELTVTFMGLYGPASPLPAYYTERVIQNGEADHPSRDLMDLFNHRLISLLQRCWNKYRYFVQYEDGGRDQYSRWLLSLMGLDLATLQVNSRLRWHRLLPFAGVISNLGSSADRLIAVVKYYFGIKMARIEPWVERNFVVPDHQCNRMGLMNSAMGDDLILGDEIRDCSGKFNLHLERLSPQQHENFLPDGTLFHELVELIRFTLQDPLDFDLYLTLEPQQGSEDSQMQKAQQRLGWTFQLGVAEGRAVPVPTCICVADYSIR, translated from the coding sequence ATGGAAACCACGAACCGGCTCACACCCACTGGTCTGATATCGGAGCTGGATTCTGTCAGAGGGTTCTCGTTCTATCAGCTCAATGATTTATTAAACCGCTTCACCCGGCTGCACAACACGATCAACGAAAAGCGCCTGGATATACGTTACCGTGCGATGCCGAGCCTGGCATTTCCGGCATCCGATGTGGATAGCTACGAGTGGCTTGAAGGGGGGGCGCAGGATTTTCTGGAACTCACTGTCACCTTTATGGGATTGTACGGACCGGCGTCGCCGTTACCCGCTTATTATACTGAGCGAGTGATCCAGAATGGCGAAGCGGATCATCCCAGTCGGGATTTAATGGATTTATTCAATCACCGGCTGATAAGTTTGTTACAGCGATGCTGGAATAAATACCGCTACTTTGTCCAGTATGAAGATGGCGGACGCGATCAATACAGTCGTTGGTTGCTTTCGTTGATGGGGTTGGATCTTGCTACGTTGCAGGTCAACAGCCGATTACGCTGGCATCGCTTGCTGCCGTTCGCCGGTGTGATTTCGAATCTGGGGTCCAGCGCCGATCGCCTTATCGCCGTTGTGAAATACTATTTCGGTATCAAAATGGCGCGGATAGAACCCTGGGTCGAGCGTAATTTTGTGGTACCGGATCATCAATGCAATCGCATGGGGTTGATGAACAGCGCAATGGGCGACGATTTGATTCTGGGGGACGAAATCCGGGATTGCTCCGGCAAGTTCAATCTTCACCTGGAACGCCTGTCGCCACAGCAGCACGAGAACTTTCTTCCGGACGGAACGCTGTTCCACGAGTTGGTTGAGTTGATCCGGTTTACACTACAGGATCCTTTGGATTTTGACTTGTATCTCACTTTGGAGCCGCAGCAGGGCAGTGAAGATAGCCAAATGCAGAAAGCTCAGCAACGGTTGGGGTGGACATTTCAGTTGGGCGTTGCTGAAGGTCGTGCTGTGCCGGTCCCGACCTGTATTTGCGTCGCTGATTACAGTATCCGCTAG
- a CDS encoding type II secretion system protein: MGSMRLNRTLNTLKKREQGFTLVELIAVVAIIAMIAIYVTIEINQSTDDAKVGLATAFLASNVPGAISSYRSRHNGSCRGFDDVNVGSNEDLPELTGDTDATAMKKRLVLRGLAPTTPWDDFWSVKYEDKLVIIEYPVSGQNSKEIIEDMEFNLTDVGKVISVTSDEATGLTVTYSCS, translated from the coding sequence ATGGGCAGCATGCGATTGAACAGGACTTTAAACACACTGAAGAAAAGGGAGCAGGGGTTTACCCTGGTGGAATTGATTGCAGTTGTTGCGATTATTGCCATGATCGCAATCTATGTGACTATCGAGATAAACCAATCTACGGATGATGCCAAGGTCGGTTTGGCGACGGCGTTCCTGGCTTCGAATGTGCCCGGGGCTATTTCTTCTTATCGTTCCCGGCATAATGGCAGTTGTCGGGGGTTCGATGACGTAAATGTAGGCTCAAACGAAGACTTACCTGAATTGACGGGTGATACCGATGCAACTGCAATGAAGAAAAGGTTGGTTCTACGAGGATTGGCACCGACCACACCTTGGGATGATTTTTGGTCTGTAAAATACGAAGATAAATTAGTCATCATTGAATACCCGGTTAGTGGGCAAAATTCAAAAGAAATAATTGAAGACATGGAGTTCAATTTGACCGATGTAGGTAAAGTAATCAGTGTGACCAGTGACGAAGCTACTGGATTAACTGTCACCTACAGCTGCTCCTGA